A part of Pongo pygmaeus isolate AG05252 chromosome 14, NHGRI_mPonPyg2-v2.0_pri, whole genome shotgun sequence genomic DNA contains:
- the LOC129011450 gene encoding uncharacterized protein LOC129011450, producing MLLLLFLGYWASAAVLSLPSLPVSVQHHPRIGRDVFFEFWVMLRTELEKGQRRPLGCLESLSCFFVPWRRDVGFISFPDRPGPPCLHLHLSFLFGGCGLPPLPAPLRKLGGAPEASGHCCLCSPPAGLRTNACNDIGPSASGDLLHPFLSKAQSCQVPVRLSRTPQGLWSLAYRGGCHYFLNTLYFFFFRAVLEHNKIECKVQRFPIPLAPTPTGPPLVSASCARVVRLSQLMSLR from the coding sequence ATGCTGCTCCTCCTTTTCCTAGGCTACTGGGCATCTGCAGCAGTGTTGTCTCTCCCATCTCTCCCAGTCTCTGTGCAGCATCACCCACGGATAGGCCGAGatgttttctttgaattttgGGTGATGCTCAGAACAGAACTGGAAAAAGGCCAAAGGAGGCCTCTTGGGTGCCTGGAATCCTTGAGCTGCTTTTTCGTTCCTTGGAGGAGGGATGtaggtttcatttcttttcctgacaGGCCTGGCCCGCCTTGTCTGCATCTccacctttcctttctctttggtGGATGTGGCCTTCCACCTCTGCCGGCACCTCTGAGAAAACTCGGAGGAGCTCCCGAAGCCTCTGGGCACTGCTGCTTGTGCTCCCCACCGGCAGGTTTGCGCACGAACGCATGTAATGACATTGGCCCCTCGGCTTCTGGGGACCTCCTTCACCCTTTCCTCAGCAAGGCCCAGAGTTGCCAAGTGCCCGTCCGGCTCTCACGCACCCCACAAGGACTCTGGAGCTTAGCCTACCGTGGTGGctgccattattttttaaatacactttatttttttttttttagagcagttttggagcACAACAAAATTGAGTGTAAGGTGCAGAGATTTCCCATCCCCTTGGCTCCAACACCCACGGGGCCTCCCCTGGTGTCAGCATCCTGTGCCAGAGTGGTGCGTTTGTCACAGCTGATGAGCCTGCGTTGA